The following is a genomic window from Flavobacteriales bacterium.
TGTTCATCCTGGACGACATCCACTGGAGCCGCGGCATGGAGGAGGCCTGGGAGGTCGTGAAGGCCCATCCCCGGGTGACCGTGACCATCGACCTGTTCGACCTCGGGCTGGTCTTCTTCCGCACCGAACAAGCCCCCCAGCATTTCCGTTCCCGCTACTGACCGCACGCGTCCGGCCTTCCGGCGCTCCACACGAACAGAACGCCATCGCTCATGAAGATCTACACGCGCACCGGGGACAAAGGCGAGACCGGGCTGTTGGGCGGGGAGCGCGTGGCCAAGTACGACGGGCGCATCGAGGCGTACGGCACGGTGGACGAACTGAACAGCCACCTCGGCCTGCTGCGCGACCAGGCCCCCGAAGAGCACAGGGCGTTGCTCGAGCGCATCCAGGACACCCTCTTCGCGCTGGGATCGCGCCTGGCCTGCGCGTCGGATGGGGACGCCGAGCGGTTCAAGCTCCCCCACCTGACCGATGCCCAGGTGAAGGCCTTGGAGGAAGCCATGGATTCGATGGACCGCGAACTGCCACCGATGCGGCACTTCATCCTGCCGGGCGGCCACCCCTGCGTGTCGCAGGCCCACATCTGCCGCACGGTATGCCGCCGGGCCGAACGACGGGTGGTGGAGCTCGCGACGGCGGCCCCGATCCCTCTCGTGATGGTGGAGTACCTGAACCGGCTCAGCGATCTGCTGTTCGTCCTCGCCCGGCACATCGGCATGCGGCTGAACGTGGTGGAAACCCCGTGGAAGCCGCGCGGCTGAAGGGCTGAGGCCGGGGATCACCGCAGGCGTGCCGGGCGGTTGAAAACTACCCGGTCGCGGGTGGGGCATCCGGTTATATTTGCGCCCGTTTTACCGGAACGAGCAACCCGCGCCCGATGTATTGGACACTGGAACTGGCCTCCTACCTGGAGGATGCGCCCTGGCCCGCCACCAAGGATGAGCTCATCGATTTCGCGATGCGCACAGGGGCACCCCTCGAAGTGGTGGAGAACCTGCAGGCCATTGAGGACGATGAGGAGGTGTTCGAGAGCATCGAGGACATCTGGCCGGACTATCCCTCGAAGGAGGATTTCTTCTTCAACGAGGACGAGTACTGAGCGGACCACCCCCGCCTGAGGACCCCCGGAGCACCCGGGGGTCTTTCGTTGTCGGCTGCCAGATCGGCGTGGTACGCCCGACGGCATGGTCCGTGCTCGCCGCATCACCCCTAACTTCGCGCGCTTCCGCCCGGCCCCCCGGGTCCGAAAGGCGGTCCCATCCCTGCATCGAGCCATGATCGGAGCCTTCAACAAAGCCATCAAGTCCATTTTCGGTGATAAGGCCACGCGCGACCTCAAGGAGGTGGCCCCGCTGGTCGAGCAGGTGAAAGCCCGCTACGCTGAGCTTGCGACGCTGGACCATGACGGGCTTCGCGCACGTACGAACGCCCTGCGCGAACGCATCCGCGATCGGATCAAGGAGGATCAGCAACAGGCCGATGCACTGCGGGCGGAGATCGATGCCGAACCGGGCATGGACATCCACGCGCGTGAGGAGCGCTACCAGCGCATCGACAAGCTGGAGGCTTCCATGGTGGCCGCCATCGAGGAAGTGCTCGCCGAGATCCTGCCCGAGGCGTTCGCCATCGTGAAGGACACCGCGCGCCGCTTCAAGGAGAACCAGGAGCTTCGGGTGACGGCCACCGCGATGGACCGCGAGCTCGCCGCCGTGAAGGACGGGGTGCGCATCGAGGGCGACCAGGCCATCTGGCGGAACAGCTGGACGGCCGCGGGCGCCACCATCACCTGGGACATGGTGCACTACGACGTGCAGTTGATCGGCGGCACCGCTCTGCACAAGGGGCGCATCGCGGAGATGGGCACCGGCGAGGGCAAGACCCTGGTGGCCACGCTGCCGGTCTTCCTCAACGCCCTGGCCGGACGCGGAGTCCACGTGGTCACCGTCAACGACTACTTGAGCAAGCGTGACAGCGAGTGGATGGGGCCGATCTACGAGTTCCATGGGTTAAGCGTGGACTGCATCGACAAGCACCAGCCCAACAGCGCCGAGCGCCGCAAGGCCTACCTGGCCGATATCACCTTCGGCACCAACAACGAGTTCGGTTTCGACTACCTGCGAGACAACATGGCCCATGCGCCCAGTGCGCAGGTGCAGCGCAAGCACCATTTCGCCATCGTGGACGAGGTGGACAGCGTGCTCATCGACGATGCCCGGACACCGCTCATCATCAGCGGCCCCACGCCCAAAGGCGAGGTGCATCAGTTCGATGAGTACAAGCCCCGCGTGGAGCGCCTCTACGCGGCGCAGAAGCAGCTGGTGACCAAACTGCTCGCCGAGGCCAAGGAGCTGCTGAAGGGGCTGGGCGAGGGCAGCGTGAACAAGGAGGCCCAGGAACGAGGCGGCATGGCCTTGCTGCGGGCGCACCGCGGCCTGCCGAAGAACTCGGCCCTGATCAAGTTCCTCAGCGAGCCCGGCGTCCGGGCCCTTCTTCAGCGCACCGAGAACCACTACCTGCAGGACCAGGCGAAGGAGATGCCGAAGGTGGACCAGGAGCTCTACTTCGTCATCGAGGAGAAGCACAACCAGATCGAGCTCACCGAGAAGGGCGTGGACCTGATCAGTGGCGATGTGCAGGACGCCCACTTCTTCATCCTGCCCGACGTGGGCGCCACCATCGCGGAGATCGAACGAAGCGGCGCCGCCCTGGAGGAGAAGGCCCGGCGGAAGGACGATCTGCTGCGGGAGTTCGGCATCAAGAGCGAACGCATCCACACGGTGAACCAGCTGATCCGCGCCTACGCCCTGTTCGAGAAGGACGTGGAGTACGTGGTGATGGACGGCAAGGTGAAGATCGTGGACGAACAGACCGGCCGCATCATGGAGGGCCGCCGCTACAGCGATGGACTTCACCAGGCCATCGAGAGCAAGGAGAAGGTGAAGGTGGAGGCCGCCACGCAGACCTACGCCACCATCACCCTGCAGAACTACTTCCGCATGTACCACAAGCTGGCCGGGATGACCGGTACGGCCGAAACGGAGGCGCAGGAGTTCTGGGACATCTACAAGCTCGACGTGATGGTGATCCCCACCAACCGCCCCGTGGTCCGCAAGGACAACGAGGACATGGTGTTCAAGACCAAGCGCGAGAAGTACACGGCGGTGATCGACGAGATCGTGAAGCTGCAGAGCGAGGGGCGGCCCGTGCTGGTGGGCACCACCAGCGTGGAGGTGAGCGAACTGATGAGCAAGATGCTCACCATGCGGGGCATCAAGCACAACGTGCTCAATGCCAAACAGCACGCCCGCGAGGCCGAGATCGTGGCGCACGCGGGCCTGCCGGGCACCGTGACGATCGCCACCAACATGGCGGGCCGCGGCACGGACATCAAGCTCGGCCCCGGCGTGAAGGAGGCCGGCGGTCTGGCCATCATCGGCACGGAGAAGCACGAGAGCCGAAGGGTGGACCGCCAGCTGCGCGGCCGCAGCGGCCGCCAGGGCGACCCGGGATCATCCCAGTTCTACATCAGCCTGGAGGATGACCTCATGCGCCTGTTCGGCAGCGAGCGCATCGCCAAGCTGATGGACACCCTGGGCCTCAAGGAGGGCGAGGTGATCCAGCACGCGATGGTGACACGCAGCATCGAGCGTGCCCAGAAGAAGGTGGAGGAGAACAACTTCGGCATCCGCAAGCGGCTGCTGGAGTACGATGACGTGATGAACAGCCAGCGCACGGTGATCTACAAGCGCCGCAACCATGCGCTCTTCGGCGAACGCCTCAAGCTGGACATCCTGAACATGTTCCACGACGTGGCCCAGGGCATCGTGGACCAATACCATGAGGCCGGTGATCACGAGGGGTTCCAACTGGAGCTCTTCCGGCGTCTGCACTGCGAAAGTCCCGTGCAGACCGAAGCCTTCCGGAAGGCCGACCGCGACACCCTGGTGGACCAGGTGATGGAAGCGGCGCTGGCCGCCTACGGCCGGCGCACCAACGAGCTCGCCCGCCAGGCGCTGCCGGTGATCAGCGATGTGTTCCTCAACCAGGGCGCGCAGTACGAGAACATCGTGGTGCCGATCACGGACGGCATCAAGACCATGCAGGTGGTGGCCAACCTGGAACGGTGCTACCGGTCCGAGGGTCGGGAGCTTTCGGCCAGCGTGGAGAAGTACATCACCCTGGCGGTGATCGACCACGAATGGAAGGAGCACCTGCGGGAGATGGACGACCTGCGCCGCAACGTGCAGAACGCGAGCCTCGAACAGAAGGACCCGCTGCTCATCTACAAGCTGGAGAGCTTCAACCTGTTCAAGGACATGGTGGAGCGCATCAACGGCGACGTCATCGGCTTCCTCAGCGGAGCGGGTCTGCCCACCGCACAGCCCAACGTGCAACAGGCCCAGGCCCCCCGCCCTCCACAGCAGCGCTTGCAGACCAGCCGCACGGACGTGCCCAGCTATGCCGGCAGCAGCAGCAGCGCCGCGCCAAGGAACGCCCCGCCCCCGCAACGCGTCGCACCGCCACCAGCGCAGGCCGGACCGCCGCGCCCGGTGCAGCCCGTTCGCGTGGAGAAGAAGGTGGGACGCAACGACCCCTGCCCCTGCGGAAGTGGCAAGAAGTTCAAGAAGTGCCACGGCAAGGAGGCCTGACCGCAGCCCCCTGAACGCGGCGAAGGCCCCGGGGATCCCGAGGCCTTCCACCTATGGTATGGCGTCTGGTTCGTTCAGAATTCCACGGGCAGTTGCATCTGCACCCGCACGGGTCGACCCTTCTCACGGCCGGGGTCCCAGGCCGGCGTGGACCTCAGGGCGTCCACGACCTTCTCATCCATGATGGGGTCCTCCCCCTTCACCACCTTCAC
Proteins encoded in this region:
- a CDS encoding cob(I)yrinic acid a,c-diamide adenosyltransferase codes for the protein MKIYTRTGDKGETGLLGGERVAKYDGRIEAYGTVDELNSHLGLLRDQAPEEHRALLERIQDTLFALGSRLACASDGDAERFKLPHLTDAQVKALEEAMDSMDRELPPMRHFILPGGHPCVSQAHICRTVCRRAERRVVELATAAPIPLVMVEYLNRLSDLLFVLARHIGMRLNVVETPWKPRG
- the secA gene encoding preprotein translocase subunit SecA, encoding MIGAFNKAIKSIFGDKATRDLKEVAPLVEQVKARYAELATLDHDGLRARTNALRERIRDRIKEDQQQADALRAEIDAEPGMDIHAREERYQRIDKLEASMVAAIEEVLAEILPEAFAIVKDTARRFKENQELRVTATAMDRELAAVKDGVRIEGDQAIWRNSWTAAGATITWDMVHYDVQLIGGTALHKGRIAEMGTGEGKTLVATLPVFLNALAGRGVHVVTVNDYLSKRDSEWMGPIYEFHGLSVDCIDKHQPNSAERRKAYLADITFGTNNEFGFDYLRDNMAHAPSAQVQRKHHFAIVDEVDSVLIDDARTPLIISGPTPKGEVHQFDEYKPRVERLYAAQKQLVTKLLAEAKELLKGLGEGSVNKEAQERGGMALLRAHRGLPKNSALIKFLSEPGVRALLQRTENHYLQDQAKEMPKVDQELYFVIEEKHNQIELTEKGVDLISGDVQDAHFFILPDVGATIAEIERSGAALEEKARRKDDLLREFGIKSERIHTVNQLIRAYALFEKDVEYVVMDGKVKIVDEQTGRIMEGRRYSDGLHQAIESKEKVKVEAATQTYATITLQNYFRMYHKLAGMTGTAETEAQEFWDIYKLDVMVIPTNRPVVRKDNEDMVFKTKREKYTAVIDEIVKLQSEGRPVLVGTTSVEVSELMSKMLTMRGIKHNVLNAKQHAREAEIVAHAGLPGTVTIATNMAGRGTDIKLGPGVKEAGGLAIIGTEKHESRRVDRQLRGRSGRQGDPGSSQFYISLEDDLMRLFGSERIAKLMDTLGLKEGEVIQHAMVTRSIERAQKKVEENNFGIRKRLLEYDDVMNSQRTVIYKRRNHALFGERLKLDILNMFHDVAQGIVDQYHEAGDHEGFQLELFRRLHCESPVQTEAFRKADRDTLVDQVMEAALAAYGRRTNELARQALPVISDVFLNQGAQYENIVVPITDGIKTMQVVANLERCYRSEGRELSASVEKYITLAVIDHEWKEHLREMDDLRRNVQNASLEQKDPLLIYKLESFNLFKDMVERINGDVIGFLSGAGLPTAQPNVQQAQAPRPPQQRLQTSRTDVPSYAGSSSSAAPRNAPPPQRVAPPPAQAGPPRPVQPVRVEKKVGRNDPCPCGSGKKFKKCHGKEA
- a CDS encoding DUF2795 domain-containing protein, with amino-acid sequence MYWTLELASYLEDAPWPATKDELIDFAMRTGAPLEVVENLQAIEDDEEVFESIEDIWPDYPSKEDFFFNEDEY